The genome window GGGGCCTACAGCACCATCGTTTTTCAATGGAACGAACAGGAAAAGACCCTGACGATTGGAGAACGAAAAGGCTGCTTCGACGGGATGCTCAAAAACCGCACGTTTCAGGTTGTCTTTGTCCGGGACAATCACGGAACCGGCCTTGAAATCACGAAACAGCCGGATGCGCTCCTTTACTACAGCGGAGCCCCGCGACAGTACATCTGGAAAAAGCCGTGAGGACAGACTACGAAACCGGCGCCCATTTAACCAGCATGGCGGCAGCCACTTTTTCCGCTGCATTCCGGCCGTGAAGCCGTGAAACCAGCTCCAGCGCAAAGGGAATTGCTGTCCCCGGCCCCTGGCTGGTGATGCAGTTTTTATCCACAACCACCGGAGCAGACTGGGCGGAGGGCAGTTTGTCCTGCATCGAAGGATAACAGGTTGCCCGACAATCATTCAGAAGTCCGTGATGAGCCAGCACTACGGCGGGGGATGCACAAATCGCGGCAACCCAGCGGCCTTCTTTTTTCTGCTTTTTGAGCAGGTCAGTCAGGACCGCACAATCGCGCAGATGTTCGGCACCGGGCATTCCTCCCGGCAGTGCGATTAAATCATAGGTTTTGCCTTGGCAATCCCCTATCAGGCAATCCGCCGTCAAGTTCACATCTCGGGAGGCCTTGACTTGGAGAGACTGTACGGACGCAACGGTCACCTGCACGCCTCCCCGGCGAAGCACATCAATAATCGTAACGGCTTCAAGCTCTTCTGTTCCGTGTGCAATGGGTACCAGCGCTGTTTTGGGCATACTTTTACTCCTGTTTTTGCATTCATTAGGAATGATAGCACAGGAACACATTTAGGCAAGACCCAACAAAACAACCATAATGGATATACTAAGTCATATATGTTTTTCTCGCGAAATTTTGCCGAAAAAAAATTGACAAAAAGAAGTCCGGAGTTTTTATTATGGAGTCTCGATGTGGGGCCGTAGCTCAATTGGTTAGAGCATCGGACTGTCGATCCGAAGGTTGAGGGTTCGAGCCCCTTCGGCCTCGCTTCCTAAAACCCTGCAAAGGCTGATTTTGCAGGGTTTTTCTTTTTTTCTTACACTGCTGCGATACAATCAAAAAAGAAGGAGCGTTTATGAGCAGGCGAAAAACGATTCCATACGCCATCAGCCGCCGAAGGAAAAACGGTCTGTTGCTCTTCTGGCTCCTTCTTGTACCGGCAGGATTGGGGATTACTGACCATCGGTTCGGGGGGCCGCTTCGGTCGATTGTTCAGAGACATTTCTTTTACACCCCAGACCAAAAGCAATTTCACCTGCAAACCTTCCCCGTAATCGAGGTCATCGATGGAGATACTCTGGATATCCGCACGGACAGCGGGGAAGTTGTCCGTGTGCGGATGCTCGGCGTGGACACTCCGGAAACCAAACACCCGACTGTCGGTGTGATGTACTTTGGTCCAGAGGCATCCGATTTTGTCCGGCAGCTCATCGGCGCCGGTCCGGTCACTCTGCTGCTGGATAACGTCGGCGATCAGCGGGATTTATACGGCCGTCTTTTGGCATACGTCCGTCTGGAGGATGGACGAATCGTCAATGAAGAAATCATCCGAAACGGCTGGGGGTATGCAGACCTGCGGTTCGAACATTCCCGGTTTGCTCAATACGAAAAATGGATGGAAGAAGCCCTCGAAGAAAAACGAGGGCTCTGGAAAGAAGTCCGGCGGGAGCAGCTTCCGCAATGGCTGCGGGACAAACAGCCCCTGCTGCTCCGGTAAAAACGCCTCAAGGCAGTTTGGACTGAAACTGGTACCGTCCGGACGGAACGAGAATGACCGCCCTGCCGTCCTGCATCCGGAGAAAAACGGCCTCTCGAAAAGCGCCGAGCGGTTTTCCATTCACGCGGACATGCCGGGGGCTGTCTGCCGGAAGTGCCGCCTCCGCTGTTGTATTGCAGGGGACCGTCAGGGTAAGGACAAACTCCTTCTCTTTGCAGGACCAGGAGACCTCAATTGGGCCGTACAGAGAACGGTAAGTCCCTTTGCACCATCGCAGGTCTTCAACCGGTTCCGGCCAGACAAGAAATTTTCGAAAACCGGTTTCCTCCGGATGCGGCCGAATCCCGACAAGGCCCTGTCCAAACCACTGCTGAATATGGCCTAACATCAGATGATTCATCGAAGAGGTAGTCGTTGCATCCCAGGCCTCCGGCAATGAGGTCCAGCCCTGCTGCAGAATCCAGCCGTAACTTCCCCTATCTGTGCGGCTTGCTATCCG of Anaerohalosphaeraceae bacterium contains these proteins:
- a CDS encoding thermonuclease family protein, with amino-acid sequence MSRRKTIPYAISRRRKNGLLLFWLLLVPAGLGITDHRFGGPLRSIVQRHFFYTPDQKQFHLQTFPVIEVIDGDTLDIRTDSGEVVRVRMLGVDTPETKHPTVGVMYFGPEASDFVRQLIGAGPVTLLLDNVGDQRDLYGRLLAYVRLEDGRIVNEEIIRNGWGYADLRFEHSRFAQYEKWMEEALEEKRGLWKEVRREQLPQWLRDKQPLLLR
- a CDS encoding DJ-1/PfpI family protein, coding for MPKTALVPIAHGTEELEAVTIIDVLRRGGVQVTVASVQSLQVKASRDVNLTADCLIGDCQGKTYDLIALPGGMPGAEHLRDCAVLTDLLKKQKKEGRWVAAICASPAVVLAHHGLLNDCRATCYPSMQDKLPSAQSAPVVVDKNCITSQGPGTAIPFALELVSRLHGRNAAEKVAAAMLVKWAPVS